In Paenibacillus durus, the DNA window GTCAACCGCGCCGACCTTGATGATCGAGCCTTCCGGAGCGAGGTTGCCGTACAGGACGGACAATCCGCCGACCTTGGAATAAGGATTATCAAGCGTATGAATAACGCTTGTATCCTGAATTTCATGTCCGCTGACATTCTCGGCCAGCGTCTTGCCGCTAACGGTCATGCAATCGCCAAACAGCGTGCCCGGCTTCTTCAGCAGCTCGTTCAGCACGGCGCTGACGCCGCCTGCGCGGTCCACATCCTCGATGAAGATGTCCGAGGCAGGGGCCAGCTTGGCCAGGTACGGTACGCGATTGGCCACTTCGTTGATCCGCTCCAGCGGATATTCGATGCCGGCTTCCTGCGCCAACGCCAGTGTGTGCAGCACGGTGTTGGTGGAACCGCCCATCGCCATATCGAGCGCAAACGCATTGTCGATCGATTCCTTCGTCACGATGTCGCGCGGTTTCAGATCAAGCTTGATCAGTTCCATGAGCTGCTTGGCGGACTGCCGCACGAATTCCTTGCGCTCTTCCGCCACGGCCAGTATTGTGCCGTTGCCCGGCAGGGCGAGGCCCAGCGCTTCGGCCAGACAGTTCATGGAATTGGCGGTGAACATGCCGGAACAGGAACCGCAGGTCGGACAACCGTATTGTTCGAGTTCGAGCAGCTCCGCGTCGTTGATTTTGCCGACCTGGTGGGCGCCTACGCCTTCAAATACGGAAGTCAGCGACAGCTTGCGGCCTTTGCTGTCAACGCCGGCCTTCATCGGTCCGCCGCTGACGAAGATGGTCGGGATGTTGACGCGCAGCGCGCCCATCATCATACCCGGCGTAATCTTGTCGCAGTTCGGGATGCAGACCATACCGTCGAACCAATGCGCGGATACGACCGTTTCCAGGGAGTCGGCGATAATCTCGCGGCTCGGAAGCGAGTAGCGCATGCCGATATGTCCCATCGCAATGCCGTCGTCAACGCCGATCGTATTAAATTCGAAAGGAACGCCGCCCGCTTCGCGGATCGCTTCCTTGACGATTTTGCCAAATTCCTGGAGATGCACATGACCTGGTACAATATCGATATAGGAATTGCAGACCGCGATAAACGGTTTGCCGAAATCCTCATCTTTAACGCCGGCTGCCCGCAGCAGACTGCGGTGCGGAGCCCGGTCGAAGCCTTTTGTGATCATGTCTGAACGCATTTTCTTGGCTGCCATACTTAAAAATTTCCCCCTTTATTCAATTGCAATTCCAATATTTTGCCGCATTAACGCACTGCTCTCTGAAGAGCCGCGAAGCCGCGGTTATAGAAAGAACAGGGTCCAGCTCTATGAGAAAGAGGGTGGCCGGCGCCGTTTCTATAATAATAGCGGTTTTTCCTATTAGTAGAGTCTATCACAAAGAGCCGGTTTTTTCTACCGGGCGATGTTAAGTTTATCACAAATAAGCGCAAGAGAGCACTGCCGTTAAGGCCAGATGCGTCAAGGGCCGAAGGTTGTTTGCGTGTATCGATTCCTCTATAATTTTCCTTAAGAATTAAGCGGCATATGCGGTATACCTGGGAGTGGACATCTTGATTAAAAAACGTACGAAGCGCGGTCTCATTATATTGTTAGCGTTTGGCGCGGCTGCTGCGGGGACTCTCTGGTTCTATTTGAAGCCTTACACCCCGGAAGGCCAGGCCGAGAGTGCCCTCATTTCCGGCAGGGGAATCCTCGTGGAGCGGAATGACAACTGGATTTCCTTCGAGCCCTCTACTGCGAGCGGGACAGGCATCATATTTTATCCGGGGGATCTGGTCGAGGCCGAAGCCTATGCGCCGCTGGCCAGACGGCTGGCAGCAGCCGGACATCCGGTCTATATCGCCCGCATGCCGCTCAATCTCGCGGTGACCCGGAGTGACGCGGCGGAGGATATTATCCGTGTGCATCCCAAGCTGTCCTTTGTCCTTGGCGGTCATTCGCTCGGAGGCGTCATGGCTTCGCGGTTTGCCGCGAGCCACCCGGACGAATTGGCCGGCGTGTTCTTTCTGGCTTCCTATCCGGACGCGAAAGGGAGTCTGAAGTCGACGACTCTGGCGGCGCTGTCGGTACTGGGCACCGAGGACAAGGTACTGGACAGAAAGAAATATCTTGAGGGCAGAGCCTATCTGCCGGACAACACCGTGTACTATTCGCTTGAAGGAGGCAATCACGCCCAGTTCGGCAGCTATGGATCGCAAAAGGGAGACGGAGAGGCGACGATTTCCGAGGATCAGCAGCAGGCCGAAACGGTACGGGCGCTGCTTGATTGGATGAACAATCTCCGTTAGTCCTAAGGCGGCCCGGCAGCTTCGGCTGCTGTGCAGCAGCCGGGACGGACGCAAGGTTGAATTACATAAGGACGGAAGGGAGAAGCGAAAGTGCCTCTACTGCATGTGAACGGCATATCGGTGCCCTGCAAAGCCATCCTGTTCGACAAGGACGGCACGCTGCTTGATCTGATGGAAATGTGGGGAACATGGGCGGAGTCCGTGCTTCGGGATATGGAGACCCACATGGCGCTGATTGGCGCCGGCTTTACAGGCGATAAGAACCTGCTGCTCGGCACCGTGCAGGATGCGAAAGGCCGGATCACAGGGTACGATCCCGGCGGGCCGCTCCCGATGGCCACGGTGGAGCAGACCTACGGCATTCTGGCCTGGCAGCTCTATGCTGCGGGCGTTCCCTGGAATGACGCGATAGTGCGGGTGATGGGCATTGCCAAAGATGCGATGAACGAGCTGCGCGAGCGCCGAGCCGCAAAGCCCCTGCCCGGGCTGCTGCCCTTTCTTGCGCAGTGCGCGCAGGCTTCGCTTCGGCTGGGAGTGGTAACGTCGGATGAATCGCATACGACGGCCGAGCATCTGGAATGGCTCGGCATTTCCAGTTATTTCGGCGCGGTGGTGACAAGGGACAGAGTCGTCAAAGGCAAGCCTGCTCCGGAAATGGCGGAAGCCGCCTGCCGGGAGCTGGGGACGCTGCCTGAAGAGACCGTCGTCATCGGTGACAGCAACGCCGATATGCAGATGGGCAGGGGAGCGGGTCTTCGCCTAGCCATCGGGATTTCATCGGCGGCGGGAACGGCGGAGCATTTGGCGGACGCCGATACCGTCGTCCGCGATTTTACCGAGCTTACCGTTTCAGTATGACTTTACACCAGAAAGGATGGTTACAAGCTATGGATTCATTGCAAACCTTGGCTTCCTGGATACAGGAAAGCAGCCGTATCGTCTTTTTCGGAGGAGCTGGAACATCCACGGAAAGCGGAATCCCCGATTTTCGTTCCGCGGCGGGGCTGTATCTGTCGGAGAAATCCTCGCCATATCCGCCCGAGCAAATGCTAAGTTACAGCTTCTTCATATCAAAGCCGGACATTTTTTTTGATTTTTACCGGGGCAAGATGCTTCATCCGGATGCCCAGCCGAACGGCGCCCACCAGCTTCTGGCGCGCCTCGAGCAGGATGGACGCCTGAGCGCGGTCGTGACGCAGAATATCGACGGGC includes these proteins:
- a CDS encoding alpha/beta hydrolase; the protein is MDILIKKRTKRGLIILLAFGAAAAGTLWFYLKPYTPEGQAESALISGRGILVERNDNWISFEPSTASGTGIIFYPGDLVEAEAYAPLARRLAAAGHPVYIARMPLNLAVTRSDAAEDIIRVHPKLSFVLGGHSLGGVMASRFAASHPDELAGVFFLASYPDAKGSLKSTTLAALSVLGTEDKVLDRKKYLEGRAYLPDNTVYYSLEGGNHAQFGSYGSQKGDGEATISEDQQQAETVRALLDWMNNLR
- a CDS encoding HAD family hydrolase, producing MPLLHVNGISVPCKAILFDKDGTLLDLMEMWGTWAESVLRDMETHMALIGAGFTGDKNLLLGTVQDAKGRITGYDPGGPLPMATVEQTYGILAWQLYAAGVPWNDAIVRVMGIAKDAMNELRERRAAKPLPGLLPFLAQCAQASLRLGVVTSDESHTTAEHLEWLGISSYFGAVVTRDRVVKGKPAPEMAEAACRELGTLPEETVVIGDSNADMQMGRGAGLRLAIGISSAAGTAEHLADADTVVRDFTELTVSV
- the ilvD gene encoding dihydroxy-acid dehydratase; this translates as MAAKKMRSDMITKGFDRAPHRSLLRAAGVKDEDFGKPFIAVCNSYIDIVPGHVHLQEFGKIVKEAIREAGGVPFEFNTIGVDDGIAMGHIGMRYSLPSREIIADSLETVVSAHWFDGMVCIPNCDKITPGMMMGALRVNIPTIFVSGGPMKAGVDSKGRKLSLTSVFEGVGAHQVGKINDAELLELEQYGCPTCGSCSGMFTANSMNCLAEALGLALPGNGTILAVAEERKEFVRQSAKQLMELIKLDLKPRDIVTKESIDNAFALDMAMGGSTNTVLHTLALAQEAGIEYPLERINEVANRVPYLAKLAPASDIFIEDVDRAGGVSAVLNELLKKPGTLFGDCMTVSGKTLAENVSGHEIQDTSVIHTLDNPYSKVGGLSVLYGNLAPEGSIIKVGAVDPSVGGYHKGPAICFDSQDQALEGIAGGKVKEGHVVVIRYEGPKGGPGMPEMLAPTSQIAGMGLGAKVGLITDGRFSGASRGISIGHISPEAAEGGPIAFVRDGDIIELDLNNRKIELHVSDEELEERRKDWKEFEPKVKTGYLARYSKLVTNASKGGVLKI